Below is a genomic region from Triticum dicoccoides isolate Atlit2015 ecotype Zavitan chromosome 5A, WEW_v2.0, whole genome shotgun sequence.
AAAATAACCCAGTTTCATAGCAGCTAAAAAAACGTTGAGGCGATCGATTATCTTCCGTTAAGTAAGTTCTACAAATTTATGTTTCATTTGCTGCTTTGAAATTGCATCGTGCATCTTGGTGAGTAACTTTAGTGATTTCGTTTTGCATATATTTACACGAAGATTTGCTCATATTGAGCATCATGTGGAGTGGTAATTATGCATCTCAAAGGAAGATTCTTTTTCTTGAGAAGCAAGGTAGTAGATTTTGATCCAACACAATAATATTTTTCTTTCTCAATTGTTTGTGCAATATATGGAAGCCGTATATTTTTGATCGATAATATGGTGAAAAATTTATAGGCCAGTGTCACATGTGAATATAAGGCTTAGTTTGGCAGTGAAGTATTTTTAAAGTCAAAGTATTCGAAAACCAAAGTATTCTTATGCCTAGTGAACCAATACTTCAGTATTGGAAAAAGAGGTCCAACCCTCTTTTCCAGAGACTTAAAAACTGGAAGTTCCCTaaatatgtaagtatataaaactaTAGTTTTGGCTAAAGCCAAATACCTCAAAGTAATTAATACTTCGGTATTTCTAAAAACCAAAGTATTCTTGGAATGCTTAACAAAATACATAGCTCCCAAACAGGGCCTAAATCATATCATTTCCCGTTTTTTAAGGATCAACATTGCATGCTagaatttcgcaaaaaaaacattgcaTGCTAGAAGATTCACACCAGAGGAAAGGCGAGGGAGGCAGAAGCGGACCGTGGACGACTGTAAACTATCGAGTACCACACAAACTCTCAAATGTATTTTATAATATCCGTTGCAACACACGGAATCTTTTGCACGTACAATTCTCGAGAACAGAAGATGTGTTTTACACATAATTGAATACGCGACAACTTTTCTCTCGTTGCAACGGACGGGAATTTGTGCTAGCATAAAAAACAGAGAATCATTTTTTAGACAAAAGAAGAAAAACAAGAGAAGCAGGAATTGCTTCAAGGACCCAGCCAGGCCCATAGACAGCCCAGGTCGATCGAGTCGCTcctctcttctccctcgaggcctcaATCCCCAAACCCTTCTTCCCCCCCNNNNNNNNNNNNNNNNNNNNNNNNNNNNNNNNNNNNNNNNNNNNNNNNNNNNNNNNNNNNNNNNNNNNNNNNNNNNNNNNNNNNNNNNNNNNNNNNNNNNNNNNNNNNNNNNNNNNNNNNNNNNNNNNNNNNNNNNNNNNNNNNNNNNNNNNNNNNNNNNNNNNNNNNNNNNNNNNNNNNNNNNNNNNNNNNNNNNNNNNNNNNNNNNNNNNNNNNNNNNNNNNNNNNNNNNNNNNNNNNNNNNNNNNNNNNNNNNNNNNNNNNNNNNNAAAAAAAACAATTCCCCAAACCCTCGTCCGGCTTCTCCGGTGCAGAGGCCGCGGCGCACGAGCTTAGAAGATGCCGAAGGTCGGCAGGCGGCGCACGGGGGAGAATCCGGAGAAGGAGAGGGGAGCGGGAGGCGGTGGCGCACAAGGTGAGAAGATGCCCAAGGCCGGCAGGCGGCGCACGAGGGGGAATCCGGATCTGGAGACGGAGAGGGAAGCCAAGAAGAGAAGCCTGGCAGAGGAGGCCTCTCCTTCAGCGATGTTTGCGGCCTTTGAGCGTGGCGATGCCCCTCAATCCGAAGCAAAATCAGGTGATTTTCGCCCCATTTCCTCACAGATCGTGGCATCCATGTTTATGAGAGAATTGGAATTTTTGCCACTTTGTTCCTGGGGCTTCGCTAATATGCCACTCTGGAGAATTGATTCGCACAAATGCCACTTAGGTCGTTGAATCCTTGATTAACATGCCATTAGCTCCTCTTTTACTTGGTTTAATTATTGTTCACATTGAAAAACTGGCGAAAATACTATCTTGCCCACGTGTCTATCTACATACGCGCGCTGCCCGCCGAGTATATCGTGCTTGTGCCATACTGCCTGTGTCTTGGACGTCATGAGCCGTCGGTCACCTCGACAGAGTGTGCCACGGATAGGCTGGGCGTCTTGCGCCACCCATCGCTTGGACGCCGCGTGCCGCCGATCATCCAGTATTGTGGCTGAGTCATGGAATCTGATCTTTCTCTGAAGTAATTTTGTTCTGCCTTTCGCTTGTTTTGTTGATTTGATCTCCAATTCAGAAATCTATAGAGTTTGCATGCCTCGCAACGAAGCTCCGCATCACATGACGTACATATCGAATCTATGGAAACTACATTCTTGATCCCTAACCTGCTCCCTAGTTGATAAGCATCGGAATGCATAAATCCTGAAATGAGATGCGACAAATTGGGAGAGCAGCGACGGTGAGCAGGCGAGCGCCACAACTAGCAAGCGGACGGGGTGACCAGGTAGCGAGAGGAGCGACCACCGAGCGCATGGGTGGCATGGTGACCTCGAGCAGTCGGCTGCAGTGAGCAGGCAAGCACCTCAAGTGCGAAGCGAGCGCCTAGTATGAAGTGAATCCCTCGGTCAGTTAACTAGATAATTATGTGTAGATACCCTGAGGGTAAGTTGGTCTTTTCATCCCCTGTTAATGTGAAAAAACAATTAATAAATGGAACAAAAGAAGACCTAGTGGCATGCTAATCAAGAGTTCAATGATCTAAGTGGCAATTGTGTGAATCAATTCTTCGGAGTGGCAAATTAGCGAAATCCCGTGAACAAAGTGGCAAAAATCCAAATATCTCTATGTTTGTTGGTGTTTACTTATTCCTGCTGGACGGTTGTTCTTCTGCAGAGCGTGTCTATGATGTGGTCGAGTCCGTGACGGAGGAATCCTCCGGTTCCCCCATTCCTCTGCTCCATGAACCCTACATCCCTGACGAGCTAGCTTCCCATCCGGGCATACATCACGCCTTTGAGCTTGCCGAAGCCAAATACAACGCAGAAAAAGGTGAAATTAATTTCCTTGTTTCCTCGTTAACaaggcctggcgcagtggtgaagtcctccccacttgtgccaagaggtcctgggttcgaaccagcctctctgcattgcactttgcaggggtaagactaggttcctataatccctccccagaccccaccttgtgtgggagcttctatgcactgggtctgtcctcgTTAACATGCTAATCATGTGTGCATAATCAATCTTATGATTAATTTTATCATATGTTAGATCATCGGTATGCTTTGTTCACCATGGCTCGCGGCCCTCCGCACTCGTGTCTGTTTAATGAGCGGAGGCTTCTTCCAATCCGTGAAACCGCAAAAGACGCGGTGCTTCTTGCATCCGGATCCGTCGTTAGGCTCTCCTCCTCTCTCGGTATGAGCAATTTTGTCACATCTGATCAACATTTGCTAGGAAACTAAGTGTTGCGACTCGTTTCCTAATTAGTTAACACATACTTATATGCCTTAATTGCAGGCCGCGTGCCACTGAATAAGTGCTGTGGGTTGTGGTTCCAACAGGATGAAGAGAAGAAAACCGCCATTGTTTTGACATCTGCGCACCTGGTTCGCAAACAGGATCCCTCGGTGATGAACCAGTGGACAGGAAAATATCACTGTGATGCTCGGGTGAGCTTCTTAACATTAATTCGGTAGTGGACAGGAAAATAAGAAACATAGCATGTATGTAATTCAAATACCATCCTAAATGCAGTTCACACCATAGTAAATACGCATAAGGTTTACATAGCAAGCAAAATAGCCAGTAAAAGCCTAAAGTGCACATAAGGTTCAGCAGTTCACACAAGAAGGTGCAAACAGCAAGCATAATAATATAAGTGGTAAATGACATGTTGCTCAAGCAGCCAGCCCAAGCAGCCAAGCAACAGCCCAAGCAGCAGCTCAAGCAGCCAAGTAGCATGCTCATGGATCTGTCCTCAGTTCCTCATCCAAATAGGTGCGTCCAGTCACCACTTCATCTTCATCACCCTCGTAATCTATCTCCTCCAAATCTGTCTCCTGTTGTTCTTCTTCGTCGGCCTCAAACTCTTCATCATGAAGATCTCTAACTCTTGCACTCCGACGAAGCTCAAGCAGTTCACTAGTTCCCGTAGCATCTCCATTCACACTCCAATGTATGCCATTGCCATCTCTTTCATCTCCATCACGAAACACCATGAAAGCATTATCATCTCCTCTCTCAAAACAAGAAGCCTCGTGCTTCGGATGCGTCAGTACTTAGGAGAACATCAATGTTCTTCCTGTCCTTCATCCTTTTCTTCTTGGACACTTGAGTTCTGGATGTACACACGTTTATTGAGGCGGTCTGTTGTAAGGCGATTTCTCCTCTTGGTATGTATCTACAAGTGCCAATGCTACTAGTCAGGAACTAGATAATAGGAACTTGACAAAACATTGAACTAATTCCAGTTTTAGAGACTAACAGACTCAAAACAACTCCAGTTTCTCTCACAGCCAGAACAACTTGAGGTCAAAGAAAGGATCTTCATAGCCATGTTCTTCAGCCTGGTGTCTCACCTCCATACAGTCTCCGCGAAGCAACTAGGAAGAGGAATTTCATAGTCAGGAACTAGGTAATAGGAATTTGAGTACTTGACTAAATATGTAATTAAGTGAAATGACAAATGAGTAATGACTAACCAGGATTGTACTCAAAAGTTTTGGCAAGTCGCAGCAAAATTCTTTCCAAAGGATCCCTCTCTGCTTTGGAACTCGCCAATTTCGTAGTTCACAACTTTGTCTctattgatttcatcatcatgataTAATGTCTCCACACAAGAATAGAAGGCTGTATTGATGTCAGCAACATCAAATATGCTCTCATTTGCATAGCTGTAGTGTGGATTCAGCAAATAAGCAGTCAACTGCAGTGGGGCATCGAGCCTATCTTTCATCTTCTTGTCAACTATAGCTAACGCTTCTTTGTAGCGCACCTCGACATTGCCAAAGGCAACTTTGATTCCCTTCTTGCCTTCACAATCTCTCCATACACAAAGCCCATTGAGGGCCGCACATCACCATCAACTAACCGGAGGACCTTCACCAATGGCTCGAACACCTTGATGCAAAGATTCACACCCTTCCAGAAGGGCTTGTTGAAAATTATGGCTGTTGCATCTTTGCCTTTCTTTGAGGATACCACCATCTTCCTTAGTGAATCAGCCTTGTCTGCAACGCTTTGCAAAGTGAGCAATTGGGAAGCAAATCTGGTCACTCCGGGCCTTACGATTTCTTTCTTCTTGGTGAAGGACCTCATGCACTAGAAGGTGTGATGGTGGCCATACACAAATATTGTGAAAGACTTGGCTTGGTCAATTGTCTTCTTGAACTTAGGTAGGTTGCCAATTGCTTGGATCATCAAATTGACAGTCTGATTCGCACACGAGCTCCGAAAGATCTTTGGCCTCTTCACTCTCAAGAGATCCTTAGCTCTCATGTTGTATGAAGCATTGTTGGTCACAACCTACACCACATGTTCAGCACCCAATTCATCAATTGTCTTATCAACCAGATTGAAGATCATCTCACTTGTATGCAGCGGGTCTGAGGTTTCCTTTGACTAGATGACGCTAACACCTTCCGAGCAATGTGTGACCAGATTCATAATGCTTCTCCTCTAAATGTTATTCCAAGCATCAGTCATGAGAGAGCAGCCATTCTCGCCCTTCTCAACCTCTCGGTCCTTGAGTTCACTCTTGGTTCTTGCATACTCTGATTTGAGCAAAGGCTCACGGAGATCGTATTGACTAGGTGGATCTAGATCTGGGCCAAATTGACCAATGGCCTGAACCATCTGCCTGAACTCATCATTGTCAATTGTATTCAATGGACTTGACTTCTGAGTTCAACTTTTGTTGTTCATTTTTGGATTTGACTTTTGAGTTAATTTTTCCCCTTTGTTTTGTTGTTCCCCATCAGTTGCCTCTCAAATTAAATTATTTATGATGTCTTGCTTGCTAAACTGGTAGCTAGTTACCAATTAAAAGTGAGCTGGTATTTATGTATACAGTGTACTAAAAAGGATGATTTGATTTGTTGTGGTGCTCATTTTTTTAATTACTAATTGTGAAAATTATCTTGGAAATAGTATCATAATTTTGCGTTTGCCGTTTGCCGTTCAGGTCATTGTTCACTTGCTTGATGGCACAACTGCAAGAGGCAGTCTCCTGTACCTCCAGGAGCATTATGAAATTGCTCTTTATGAGGTTACAATGCACAAACCTGTTGAGTTGCCCACTTTTAATGACACGGTGCATTCGGGTCAAGATGTTTTCAGACTTGGAAGAGATGATGAAAGTTTGGATTTGAAGATAACTCATGGTAGGGTGGAATACAAAATTCCAGTCCGACATGAGAGATGTCACTACCTGTATTTTTCCTCTGATGAATCTCGTCACCGTTTGGTATGTAATATAATTTGATTTCAACTTTATGTTATATATTTCAATCAATGTTGCTATTTTTACTACAAATTCCAATGTTTGTCATTGTTACTATGTTGTAGTTGCATGACGATGGAGGGCCCATCATTAATTTAGAAGGGAAGGTTGTGGGATTGGTTAACAATCATATAAATGAGAGTTTTGTGCCTTCATGCATATTACACAAGTGTTTAGATTTCTGGAGGAGTTTCCAGTACGTCTTTTCTCTCTTTCACTTCAGTTCTTTGTGAGTGCTAATGTATTTTTTATTGGTTTTCTGCCTTCTGTTTTTTGTTGAAATTAAACTCACATGATTAAAAAAGTAATCTCATGCTTGACTTATATATTCCCATAATTATTGTATGTACAAATACTGTTTGCTAAGTTTTCATTTTTTACTACATTTAGTGTTTGTCCATTCTTGCATAGAATTTGCATGACCAAAAATTATGTTTAAACTGTGATTTCTTAGCTACTATTATGTCCCCACAAAATTATGTTTGAACTGTGATTTCTTAGCTATTATTATGTCCGAATGAATTGCTAAAAATTGATTTAGCATAATCATGTACGTGAGGCCTAGGTGGCTACAAGTGGAGAACATTATAGGCAAAAAAATACAACTAGTAAAATTGAGTCGATTTGTCGGGTTACCGACTTGTGGATTAGTTGAGACTCGCTAAGATTAGTCGTGCCTAATTGTATACTAGTCATTGACTACCATGTGTTATAAATATTATAGTAAACACTATTATAAGTGACCTCATCTGAGTTCATAATATGTACCAAAGAAGTATCCAATGACAAAAGGCAGCACAATCCAGAACTAGtccataagagcaactccaatgggaggACCCATTTTGTCTGTTTGGGTCATCCGGACAGAAAACTTGGCCCAAcagggcgacccaaacggacgtccgtgtcCGCTTGCTGTCCGTCCCCGACCCAAACCTGACCCAAATCTGGGAACAAATGGGTACGAAGCGGACGGAAGCGGACACTCTCGTCCACCGCTGTCGCCTGCTCGTGTCCGCCCCTGGTCCCATATGTCAGCGACTGCAACGTCCGCAGCAAGGCCACCGGTGCTGGTCTCCACCGCGCGCTCGGCCGCTCCTCTGCCCCGCAGCAAGGCCACCGGTGCAGGTCGCCGACGCGCGCTCGGCCGCTCCTCCGCGCCGCAGCGAGGCCGTCGGCACAGATCGCCGACGCGCGCTCGGTCGCTCCTCCGTGCCGCCGCGAGGCCACCGGAGCAGGTCGCCACGGTGCGCTCGGCCGCTCCTCCACGCCCTAGCGAGGCCACTGGCGCAGGGCTCCTCCGCGCGCTCCTGCTGGGGCTCGAGGCCCGGACGGCGGCGCGAGCAGAGGTTGTCTGCAGCAGAGGCGCGAGCAGAGGTTGGCTGCAGCAGAGGCGCGAGCAGAGAAAAATCTCGCGGGGGAGGGGATCcgcaaggaggagaggaggggcggcgcgAGGGAGAGAGAAGGGGGCGGGCGGCgcaagggagagaggaaggggcggGCGGTGCGGAGAGTTTGGGTCGACGTGCGTTGGATACAAGGCTTGTCCGCCCCATGTCCACTAGGCGGACAGGTGACCCAAACGGACACGAAACGGACAAAATCGGTGTCCGTTTGGGTCcttgcgttggagttgctctaatgcaTCAAAGAAGTTCCCAATGACAAAAGGCAACAGAATCAGAAGTTCCCTCCACTTCATGTCTTCATCCCTCCATCACATCATATCCTTCGGCCCTACTAAAACATCAAGTTGATCAATCAATTGAAATTCACCAACTTCATGGCTTGGTCCAACAACACCTTGTTTCTCCTTTCTCCTCCATTGTCGTCGTCGCAGTCCATGTCCTAGTAGTTCTTCATCTCATCTTCACCCTCAACCATGGTATCTTCATTGTGCTGCTCCTCAACCTCTTCTTCATCAACTGTCCGCACCCTCTTCCTAGCCAGTGGCGGACCCAGGAATTGAAGCTAGCCGGGGCGAACATTTAGGGTCAATTTTTTTTGGATGCAAATACGCGTGTACTGAATCAAAGGTCGTGGCATTCAACTACCAAAATCATGAAAAGGCATAAAAAGTTATTAGAAACTACTGATAAAATGGACTCTTGTTGCTCCATGCATTTTGTGTTCGATATCTTGGCACGTCATGTTCTTTCAAAAGTCAATAAGATACTTCATCATGTGATTCCACTTGATCTAGCACAATTCTTGGTGGTATGACATCGAAAGTGCAACTTTAGCATCAGAAGCTATTTTAAATGTTGCATACAGCAATACAGTATTGATAATACCTGGATGTAACGTGTCTGCTCATTTTACTAGAATTAACCAGACAAAGCACTTTGTTGCCAGCACTTGATCAATTGCGACATAGCTTAGCCTAGAGCGGtgttggcacttggcactataatTCATACACTGATTAAGTAAGTATTCAGTAAGGGTATGAGCCAAAGAGTAGAACAAATCAAAATACACAAGAGACATGTTGCACAGTAGTGGGGCGGGGAAGCAGTGAGTGGCTAGCAAAGATTAAAATCGCGGGAGAAACGATATCGCGGCGGCCTCTCCCAGCAGCTATAGCAGCCGCCATAGCGGGCAATCGCGGCAAATAGCAGAAATTTTTCTGGTGGGAGAGATGATTCTGGAGGGTTTTACTGATTTTTGAGTCATTTGGAGGGATATGTGGAGGATTTCGCGGCAGCAACCATAGCGTAGCGGCGAGGCTCCAGGGCAGCTATAGTGCAGCTATCGCGGCTATTTCACGGGCTATTTTAATCTATGGTGGCTAGTGCTCAGGGATCGATTGGGGCTGGATCCGGTTGTATCGGTGGTCTGCAGCGTGCTCGTGGTCTTTGGGCCTTAAGTGCAATTGCGCAAACGCTGCAGCCCAGCCCATTCTTCTTTCTCTCCCTCACCCGGTCACCCTCACGGCCTCGCGTTCGGCTTCGCAGAAACAGGAAACATCCGCGCCGCCATGAAAACTGCCCGCCACCAGAGGAAATTGGGAGGAGCAGAGGAAGGGTAGGTAGGCGGGGGTCGCTGCTCCGCCGCCGGcgacccggggcggccgccccagcTCGCCCCAATGGTAGTTCCGCCACTGTACCTAGCATAAATGATATGCGGGTCTATGAGTCGACTGGTAGCACCATGAGCAGTCCTTTGGAAGACCCACCCTCTTAGCATTTCCGTACCACCCATGGCTGAGATCAACATCACCCCAAGTCAATGCAACACCAACACCTTGATAAACAGGTTTGACATAAACATCAACCCATTCATTTAACTACTGAAATTGCACCACTTGTTCTCTTCCAATTGCATCAATCTGTGTCTCTAGCAACTTCATTACCAAGGTTGCATCAAATGATTCAACGGAGACATTAATACATTATCATACACCAAGAAGATGATACCTTCTGGAGTATCCATAAGTTACTTGACAAAATGGCGTCCCTTCATGTCGGTCCACCCATCTGACATGAATGTGTAGGCATATTCTTTCCATGCCAACATGTGTTTCAGTTGGAATCATCTGTCTTGGCATTGCCCTTTCAAGCAATGGGCATCCCCACATCATAGTAACTTCGTGATCTATAATCAGGACCATACTGCCCTATGGAATCCAATAGAATCTCCTAGCTTCTTGAATTGACGATGCATAGTGGCAGGTTATTATCATAGAGGAAGTTAGCGACATGATCATCAACGGGCGGTTTTTGTTCCTTTGTCTTGTTGTATTGTCCAAGTGTAGTCACTTCATTGAATTTTGCATGTTTCGTAAACTTTTTGTATCTAGGGTATAGGATCTAAATTTGATGTAAAGATTCAGTTTTTCTTTTGGTTACTTCGCTGTCCAATTTTTCTGGCATTATACTCTtttgagcagggtttgaactgataGAGTTTACCTTGTTGTCTAGGTATTCATCATGTTTATTTGTGTTTGCATGATTTTAGTTCTAGTAGTCGATTTAGTTCCGGCTAGTTGTATGCATGTAAACATGGCGGAGTGACCATGTCTGCAGAGAAGACAGCACGCAGCGATAGAGAGAGTGCAGTGTAGCGGGCGGACTGGCGGCCAGTAGTTGAGTACATGCATTCACGTGTTGCTGGGACTAATCATGTGTTTAGTGATCAGGGCATTAGTGCACGTAGTGAAGAGGTGGCCTACGTAGGCAAGTACTGATGGTCAAGATAGAGTTAGTTAGCGTCTAGCTACATGCATGTAAAGAAAATGGCCGAGCCGTGTGGCCGTTGCGGGAGGTTCGGCCTGTTGGTGCTGGACGTGCGTACATGCAGCTAGTGGAGAGTGAAATACGGATCAAGCCGGTGTGTGGCTTGGCCGTGTGTGCATGTTTCCCTTTAAAAGCACTTGTAACCAGTTGCATCTAGTGAGAGAAAAATACAGAAAAGTGGCACAAGTTGTGTGCGGTGCCTAACTCTGTGTGTGCGTCTTCTTCAACCTCCAGACTTGTGATGTCTTATAAGAGTAATAATTCTAAGATGTTCTTTTCTAAAGTTTTTGTAACATTTGGTCTCGATTTTATTTGGTATAGGTGCATGCCACGGCTGCATCTTGGAATGACCTTTACTTCCATCAAGCTTTTAGACCCTGTATGTATCGAGAGGATGAAGCGTAAGCATAACATTGAGTCCGGTCTCATTGTTCAACAGGTATAGACAGCGGTGTTCGCCTTTATTTTAATTTTATCGTTGTTATTAGTTTCTTCAGGAACTGTTTTTCATATGTATATTATGGAGTAATCATGCTAATTAAACATTAGGTGTCAAAAGGATCGTATGCCGAGAAACTGGGAATCCGCAAAGGTGACGTTATTGAAGGTTTTAATGGAAAATATGTTTCTACGACGGTTGAGGTTTGTGCATTGTGTATTTATTAGATTTTAAATTTTTGCTACAACCCAAATGTAGCTACTCTAATCAACTGTAGGTTTAATCTCCCACGTATATACTAGATTGGGTTGATGAGTTGTGCTATAATCCAATAGAGAGCAAGTTATCGTGCATTCTTAATTAGATAATCTAGACTAGTCTAGCCACCTCCTTGCTTCATGGCTGGATGGATTAACTTTCTGCATGGATAACTATCTGCACGTGAGGTATGCCAGGCTGGCTGTTCTCATCAATTGGATGCAAGAATTCATAGTGTATGTTATGCGGTTGGCACACATTTACCCTTTTGCTAAGATTAAAAAGAGTACATAGTATTAGGGTGTAAATATGTTGAATTGTACTTCTAGTGGAGGTGTTTTTTATATGAAATCTTTAGAGTTGTAGCCATTATTGTCAGCGGTACAGGATATGATTTTTTCCCTGGTTCCGCTAAAGATGGGCCTACTAGGGGTATGTCAGAGCCCGCTGTTATGAAAATACGGGTACTCGGGGAATCATGGTGGCTATCGGGAGCGGTAAAGGACGGGCATGATCCTCCCTGTCAGCTTGATTTCTCGAGCAGCAGAACTGTTTGCGGGCCTCTTAAATTGTCCACGCGGTGTAAGCATAAAAACAGAGGTGAACTCAACAACCATCTCTTCTTATGCTGTCTCTAAAATACCCGGGGTCAACAAGTGCATTGATGATCACCCCAGCGCGCTCATGATGACCTGCGACTTATAGGTATCATGATGAGGGGTTCATAATCTTCAACATCACCTGAGCCCACCGCCCTATCTTCTGACAGACCAGTGTGGGCCGTGTAGGATGGGTTGACTAGGATCGTATGTGGCGTTAAGCATGAGAGGCTCCTGGTTGTAGGGTGTATTTTCTACATATATTTATATTCTTTCATGTGACACACTTGACTATTTTGCCAGTTGGAGAGCATGTTGGTAGACATCTGCTGGGATCATTTTGATCAGAGAAATAAATTATATGCAGAAAAAGATGTTTCAGTAAGTCAATCCTATGTTGTAATTATGAGCTGCTTAATTCATGCTGACCAAAGCACTATTAGAAAGATGTTTTGAGAACTTAAATTCTATTGATTGCTTTATAGGTTCTTATATTTAATGCTGCCAAACTTTGCCGAAGAACTAGAAATTTGACTGTAGTTGTATCAGATTTTGGAGAGGATATTATAGAAGGTAAACACCTCGCATTTTATAACGTTTTCATTTTCACCTTGAACTTTGCATATTTAATGGAACCGTGATGTTTTTACTATTTGTGTAGGCACTTATCCTGTCACGATTGAAGAATAAAGAGGTCATGTGAGTCTTTTGTGTTTCTTGAGCTTCGAGAAAGGTAAACTTAAGTTTTCATATTCCCCTCTGTTTAGATTCAGTACGTTTGAACACAAATTGGGAGGTTAGAGGAGATATTATGTGTGGTAAATAACTTCATTCTGTTTGTAACAGGTTGTTCCGTCTGTATGCTTTACGGATTTAGCTTTGTTCTGCCTTGCCATCTCGTTTCATCTTAAATGAAAAAATGCAGTAAAAATTGCGTCACCTTTAGTTAGCCAATTAACCCTTGGTCGCTAGCGAAACATGACCGCCTCGCTTATTAGTCTTTCCTCCATGGATAAAGACAGAGACTTGATTACATCCTCCTTTGTAAGACAGAGTTTTTAATTAGCTCATAATCCGGTTCAGGATCTCCCATCTACAATGTTTTCATAACGTAATGTTTTTTTTATCTCACCTTGAACTTGCTGTTCTATATGCATTAAGATTGTACAGTAGTGGTCTTACTGTGGTCTGTAGAGAGTCACTCTCGTGTTGCCATATTTATGCAG
It encodes:
- the LOC119298760 gene encoding uncharacterized protein LOC119298760, whose amino-acid sequence is MPKVGRRRTGENPEKERGAGGGGAQGEKMPKAGRRRTRGNPDLETEREAKKRSLAEEASPSAMFAAFERGDAPQSEAKSERVYDVVESVTEESSGSPIPLLHEPYIPDELASHPGIHHAFELAEAKYNAEKDHRYALFTMARGPPHSCLFNERRLLPIRETAKDAVLLASGSVVRLSSSLGRVPLNKCCGLWFQQDEEKKTAIVLTSAHLVRKQDPSVMNQWTGKYHCDARVIVHLLDGTTARGSLLYLQEHYEIALYEVTMHKPVELPTFNDTVHSGQDVFRLGRDDESLDLKITHGRVEYKIPVRHERCHYLYFSSDESRHRLLHDDGGPIINLEGKVVGLVNNHINESFVPSCILHKCLDFWRSFQCMPRLHLGMTFTSIKLLDPVCIERMKRKHNIESGLIVQQVSKGSYAEKLGIRKGDVIEGFNGKYVSTTVELESMLVDICWDHFDQRNKLYAEKDVSVLIFNAAKLCRRTRNLTVVVSDFGEDIIEGTYPVTIEE